From a single Lolium rigidum isolate FL_2022 chromosome 7, APGP_CSIRO_Lrig_0.1, whole genome shotgun sequence genomic region:
- the LOC124671787 gene encoding uncharacterized protein LOC124671787, giving the protein MFLHSLLLQNMAKNPQQARSKKSKDGGAARARDLSKKSPWYQRAVELLLLIWKQPAAAGAPTPSKAAAAAGVSASATGTGKAGAAPGSGPGRLRKSSSLNVAASFTRVCLCAPISSYNEQSLYFQAGDAAAPRRSYSYPRASSASASGSGCGNNANPLVAPPPRAEPPQRGGSVERRPVFRGKSLTDDVLMRRLVVDEVASRRRSQMEVIRRRHAASSKRRRLGPSPLRRMALPESSEEEEGEDEAVAVAETPRTDRAFLDELSSVA; this is encoded by the coding sequence ATGTTTCTCCACTCCCTCCTGCTGCAAAACATGGCCAAGAACCCACAGCAAGCTAGGTCGAAGAAGTCGAAGGACGGCGGTGCGGCGAGAGCGAGGGACCTGTCGAAGAAGTCCCCGTGGTACCAGCGCGCGGTGGAGCTGCTGCTCCTCATATGGAAGCAGCCTGCTGCCGCGGGGGCGCCGACGCCGTCgaaggcggcggccgcggcgggggTGTCGGCGTCGGCGACCGGGACCGGTAAGGCGGGGGCGGCACCGGGTTCCGGGCCGGGTCGGCTGCGCAAGTCGTCGTCGCTGAACGTGGCGGCGTCGTTCACGCGCGTGTGCCTCTGCGCGCCCATCTCCTCCTACAACGAGCAGTCGCTCTACTTCCAGGCGGGCGACGCGGCGGCCCCGCGCCGGAGCTACAGCTACCCGCGCGCGTCGTCGGCGTCCGCGTCCGGGTCAGGGTGCGGCAATAACGCCAACCCGCTGGtggccccgccgccgcgcgccgagcCGCCGCAGAGGGGTGGGAGCGTGGAGCGGCGGCCGGTGTTCCGGGGCAAGTCGCTGACGGACGACGTGCTGATGCGGCGGCTGGTGGTGGACGAGGTGGCCTCGCGGCGGCGGAGCCAGATGGAGGTGATCAGGCGGCGGCACGCGGCGTCGTCCAAGCGCCGGCGCCTCGGCCCCAGCCCGCTGCGCAGGATGGCCCTGCCGGAGTCGTCCGAGGAGGAGGAAGGCGAGGACGAGGCGGTAGCGGTGGCGGAGACGCCACGGACGGACAGAGCATTCCTGGATGAGTTGAGTAGCGTAGCGTGA
- the LOC124675222 gene encoding (+)-neomenthol dehydrogenase-like, with protein MTSGAWWSKETVAVVTGANRGIGHALVARLAEHGITVVLTARDDDRGEAAAAPLRDRGLPVLYRRLDVSDPASVAAFADWLRDTLGGLDILVNNAAVSFNEIDTNSVEHAETVLRTNYYGTKLLTEALLPLLRRSPATSRILNISSQLGLLNKVRSPSLLRLLLDEENLTEAKIEGMVSQFLAQVKDGTWEGHGWPKVWTDYSVSKLALNAYTRVLARRLQAGSERVSVNCFCPGFTKTDMTKGWGKRTADEVADLGVSLALLPPDKLPTGTFFKWSTPQLYSKL; from the exons ATGACGTCTGGTGCGTGGTGGtccaaggagacggtggccgtgGTGACGGGCGCCAACCGGGGCATCGGCCACGCGCTGGTCGCGCGCCTCGCGGAGCACGGCATCACCGTCGTGCTCACCGCGCGGGACGACGACCgcggggaggccgccgccgcgccgctccgCGACAGGGGGCTCCCCGTCCTCTACCGCCGCCTCgacgtctccgaccccgcctccgtcgccgccttcgccgaCTGGCTCCGCGACACCCTCGGCGGCCTCGACATCCTG GTGAACAATGCTGCCGTGTCGTTCAATGAGATCGACACCAACTCCGTGGAGCACGCCGAGACGGTCCTCAGGACGAACTACTACGGGACCAAGCTGCTGACCGAAGCGCTCCTGCCTCTTTTGCGGCGATCGCCGGCCACCAGCCGGATCCTGAACATCAGCTCGCAGCTTGGCCTTCTTAAT AAGGTGCGCAGTCCGTCGCTGCTGAGGCTGCTCCTGGACGAGGAGAACCTGACGGAGGCCAAGATCGAGGGCATGGTGTCGCAGTTCCTGGCGCAGGTGAAGGATGGGACGTGGGAGGGGCACGGGTGGCCCAAGGTGTGGACGGACTACTCCGTGTCCAAGCTGGCTCTCAACGCCTACACGCGCGTCCTGGCGCGGCGGCTCCAGGCCGGCAGCGAGCGCGTCAGCGTCAACTGCTTCTGCCCTGGCTTCACGAAGACGGACATGACCAAGGGGTGGGGAAAGCGCACCGCCGACGAGGTGGCCGACCTCGGGGTCAGCCTCGCGCTGCTCCCGCCGGACAAGCTCCCCACCGGCACCTTCTTCAAGTGGTCCACGCCGCAGCTCTACTCCAAGCTCTGA
- the LOC124675221 gene encoding uncharacterized protein LOC124675221, which produces MQILHSVLSLLRRPGVSTSPALLYPMASPPCHWWPPALSRRVFRLMVAPNPPARRISRFPHGSRNMAITCGEKVNESDRRFLASCISKSSAITQGIIETRGTTKQFIAHYGDSRLANGEYNGRTDMVAINGDEDDCRTTFEVIDVIADKHDARGNIVDTSGCEEDRSATMGHTGEAFVSDDDKEDVTTNTKMNESSNAPMYPRYHVDDVIPMDILPESRHRDGSIYRATHMWKKNYNIADRTETRFEATMLSDATNCIIRDGICVMHPPCCMLQIFSLKLAKLYVDGGSVELYGYVAARDGLDPLLNYIVNVSRDDPIIVEQGSLINIVGPKRGIDLCGSTLIEYDMRIKTGEQEKDDLQLIDGVSDIDGVALWDRCTFTNRIHGDYGAVDLTASCLEQAVEASVEVVISEVHSSFNLCLICFIRGLNEELKLFDGGIGEPRGLNRSVVAVMEDSWMELKFKVGAESSSSAEHCCSFKANNHGRATQEIKIDFGLISVKVTWSTLNL; this is translated from the exons ATGCAAATCCTCCACTCCGTTCTTTCTCTTCTACGGCGACCTGGCGTTTCTACCTCTCCTGCTCTCCTCTATCCCATGGCGTCTCCTCCGTGTCACTGGTGGCCACCGGCGCTTTCGCGACGAGTTTTCCGACTCATGGtggctcccaatccacctgcaCGTCGTATTTCCCG ATTTCCTCATGGTTCTCGGAACATGGCCattacctgtggagaaaaagttAATGAGTCAGACAGGAGATTTCTCGCCTCTTGTATCAGCAAAAGTTCTGCTATCACCCAAGGCATCATAGAGACGAGGGGCACAACCAAGCAGTTCATTGCTCATTATGGCGATAGCCGTCTTGCCAACGGTGAATACAATGGGAGGACTGACATGGTTGCAATTAATGGGGACGAAGATGATTGTAGAACTACCTTTGAGGTTATAGATGTTATAGCTGACAAACACGATGCGCGTGGGAACATTGTGGACACCTCTGGGTGTGAGGAAGACAGGAGCGCAACCATGGGTCACACAGGGGAAGCGTTCGTCAGTGACGATGACAAAGAAGATGTGACCACGAATACGAAGATGAATGAGAGTTCTAATGCACCGATGTATCCTCGTTACCATGTCGACGATGTAATCCCTATGGATATACTTCCGGAAAGTAGGCACCGTGATGGTTCTATATACAGGGCCACTCATATGTGGAAAAAAAACTACAATATTGCTGACCGTACTGAAA CTCGGTTCGAGGCAACGATGTTATCAGATGCCACTAATTGCATCATCCGTGATGGAATTTGCGTGATGCATCCACCTTGTTGTATGTTGCAGATTTTTTCGTTAAAGTTGGCTAAACTTTATGTGGATGGTGGCTCAGTAGAGTTGTATGGATATGTAGCAGCACGGGATGGTTTGGATCCATTGCTTAATTATATTGTCAATGTTAGTAGGGACGATCCCATCATCGTGGAGCAG GGTTCTCTGATCAACAttgttggccctaagcgagggaTAGACTTGTGTGGCTCTACTCTAATCGAATACGACATGAGGATCAAGACAGGTGAACAGGAAAAGGATGATCTACAACTGATCGATGGTGTATCAGACATAGACGGAGTGGCCTTATGGGATCGTTGCACATTCACAAATCGCATCCATGGCGATTATGGCGCAGTTGACTTAACTGCATCATGTCTTGAACAAGCAGTTGAGGCGTCTGTAGAAGTTGTCATTTCAGAAGTGCATAGCAGTTTTAATTTGTGTCTAATTTGTTTTATCCGTGGGTTGAATGAGGAACTCAAACTCTTTGATGGTGGTATTGGTGAGCCACGCGGCTTGAATAGGTCTGTGGTTGCTGTGATGGAGGATTCTTGGATGGAATTGAAGTTCAAGGTAGGCGCGGAGTCATCCAGTTCAGCTGAACATTGTTGCTCCTTCAAAGCGAACAACCATGGTCGTGCTACTCAAGAGATAAAGATTGATTTTGGGTTGATCTCAGTGAAGGTGACCTGGTCCACTTTGAATCTTTGA